The Capra hircus breed San Clemente chromosome 22, ASM170441v1, whole genome shotgun sequence DNA segment ACCGGGGGACTTGCTCCCCTCGGAGGAAGGAAGAAGTTAACTAGGAGTGAGGGTGGAGCCCCCAGGTGCCCTGTTTCTTGAGATGGATGCTGGTGACACAGGTTAGTCCAGTTTGTGAAGATGCGTGGATCTGTTCGCTTAGGGTTTGTGCACTTTTCTCTGTGCTGTACTTCAGCCAAGCAGTGAAAGGCAAAACatgagatctctctctctctctttttaaaatcaggtttttAATCATTTAAGACCTGGGCATTTAATGAGGTTGGAAAGGAAGAGCAGGCATGCTCTGATGAGAAGATGAGTTAGCACAAGATTTTTGATGGCTAATTTGACAGTACCTCTGAAGCTTAAAATAGCCTAGAAATTGCATTTCTAAGACTATTATCCGGGAATTTGGGTTTGCAGGGTATACATTCTGTAAGAATGTTTCCTGGACATGTTCTGTAGAAGCATAAAGGTGACAACTTAAATTTTTCTCCATAGGGAGAGGGTCCCATGAATTATGGAAAACTGGGCAGCTGTTAAGAATTGACGTAGATCTGGAAGGAGGGCCTCCGTGGTACAGCTGACCGAAAGACAGAAGTTATAGGCACCATATACCGAGTGATccgtatttttaaaggaaaaagaaaaggatttgCAGGTGGTGATGACAGTGATAAATGGAAGCGAAAGAAGCTAAGAAGGGTAGACATAAAATTTTTACGTTGGTTTCTCTTGAGAATTTACAACTGGTAGCTGGAGGTTAGAACGTCTTTGTGTGCTTTATATGTGTTTCGTCTATTGCCatgtttatttttgcctgcatTTATCActttcaaaagttttttttagGTCTCAGATTTACCATTCCAAAAAACGTGTTAGCCTAAATAACGCTTGTCAGTGAAAAACAAACAGTATTTACCATTCCAAAAAACGTGTTAGCCTAAATAATGCTTGTCAGTGAAAAACAAACAGTATTTTTGAAGTCTAAGCAAATAAAGATGTAGAGCTTgtcttaaatacacacacacacacacacacgtgcgcacacacacacacacaccaggagatGAGCATTTTTGTAGAGTGGTTTTCATAAGCATTGGTTATAGTGAGAGACAAAAGTTGCTTCTGAGTGTGTTTCAGTTGCCCAAGAAATTCACTTGCATaggaattttcttgaagacaattTTCAAAAAAACTGTCTTTTCTTGACAGTTCTTTCCCTGTGTTTGCTGATGAGATCTTGGGTCAAAGATTCCTACTCTTTGACAGACAGCTCAGTTAGAGATATCGTCCTTGTCTGTAAAAGATAACCACTGCTAGACGTTAGACAGAGCATCTCTGGACAGTGGACCTCACTTGCTTTTAATAATGAAAAGCATTTTCACATTCAGAGTCAAGAGCTCTTAGTTAAGCCCttgtacccactccagtgttcttgcctggagaatcccagggacgggggagcctggtgggctgccgtctatggggtcgcgcagagtcggacacaactgaagcgacttagcagcagcagcagcagcagcagctggatatGAGCTTGTCCTGGCAACTCTCAAACCCTTGCATGCTCCTGGAGAGACACCAGCCCCGTTAGCAGTGGCTCCTCCTGTGGTTATTTCCTGGGTGTGTCCTCAACAAAGGACCCTTCCCACCCCTTCAGTTTGAATCAAGAAGCCCTTGATGTTATTTCAGGTCCTGCCATGCCATGTGACATGTGTTACCTGTCCTGTTGATACAATGGAATGTCACATCTGTGTGTGTAGGTTACCTGTCAGTTATGGTGAATTCTGGACCATAACCCCAGGGGTGTGAGTCTTGACACTTTCTGGGATTTTATCCTGTTTGATACTTCGCTCTCAGTAAATTCCTTTGCCACAGGTGTGAGCCCCAAAGTACGTAAATGCTTCTTTAGATTCACATACGACATTGGGCAGATAAAAGAAGCTCAACTTTCAGCTCTAAGGAGGGAAAGTAGCAGTGTTTAGAGTCTACTCTCTGCTCTCCCTTGCAGACATCCAGACTTGGACAGGGACATGGACTTGTCTCCAGGAGCACTTTCAAGTTCCCCTGGAAACCTGTCTTAGTGATGCTAAGTGATGCTCACAGGAAGTCTTCCTTCCTAAAGCAGAACTTGAGCTCTTCCCCTGGACCAACCACTTCTAATCCCATCCCGAGGTCCCAGGCTCGCTCCGATGGGACAGGTTGTAACCTGAGCCCAGGTCAGCCCTGTTAACCTGTTCCTGTATTTCATCTTTTCAGCTGAGAAGGTGACACCCTAATCCACTGGGGAGTTTTTCCAGAGACCCGGGTGTAATTCCACTGTATTGTAACCTAGTCCATCAAATCCGTGAAGGTCCTGACTCCTAAAATTTGCCTCGAATCATTCACTTCCCAGTACTCACCAGTGTCTTAATCTTAAACACATTGTCTTCTTCTTCCACTTGGATTATTACAACAGTCTCTGAATTTGTCTCTCCACCCCACCACCCAGCCACCTACATGCCCGTTCTTGCCACGCAGCCAAAGTGATCTTAACAAAAACTTAACCTGTTCATATCGTTGTCTTGCTCAAAACCCTCCCTTAGCTCGTAGGATAAAGTCCGAAGTCCTTAGGTGTCCTGGCCCACAGAATCTGACCATCGCCAAGCCTTCTAACATCTTGTACCCATGTCCTACACTTTTCTACAGGTTCTAGAAGGCCCTTCCCCTGCAGCTGTCTGCTCACATCATGCCCTCTGCCTGGGACAGCATCCGCTCAGCCGTCTGCATAGCTCTTAGTGGGTCTTCAGGCTCTTCCTCAGCATGGGCACCTCTGATACTTGCCGTTCCTGCCCTCAAGCTCACAGCCCCGTTCCCGCAAGCTCACAGCCCCGTTAGAGATTCTGCTCACACCCTTTATTTCCTTCGTAGCATGTTCACGATTGTGACTGTTCGTATATCTCCCCTCACGAGACTCTTAAGTGGTGCATGAGCAGGTCGGCTCGGTTCCTGCCTGGCCCTGTCCTCGGGGCCCATAAGCAGGAAGCCCAGCCCGTGGTAGGTGCTCAGGTGTCAAGGCCGAGTGACCAGAGAGATCGGAGTCCGTTTTGTGTCACACCCACAGAAAGAGCTGAGACAGGAAGGAAGCTGCTTGCTCTGAGTCATACGCAGCCAGCGCCCACCGCGGACACCTGATGCTATCTCCTGCGGACAGGGTTTAGAGGCCAGCTTTCCTGTGACTCAGGAATGAAGTCCTCCTGGGCCCTGGAAGTGCTGGGCGGGAGATGGACACTTGGTTGTGgccttcctccttgagaaccaGGCATCCACAGAGCATGGGGCAGCAGCCTTTCTCCACTCAGTGCTGGCAGGGCGAGCCCAAAGCTCTGGGCGACTGCTGCTGGAGTAAACCCCCGGTTTGTTTCTTGTCCCCTTGACGGGTGTCGGGAACAGATTCCAGCCACAGATGTGTGTTGTTTTGTCCCTCTTTATTAGCACTAACGTTTGttgattaattcattcattcattcattcacgccTGCATGCTGCACCTTGAGacgtgtgggatctcagctccctgaccaaggattgagcccaggcCCTCACGGTGAGAGTgtcgagtcctaaccaccagactgccagggaattccagggCTGGCctttaaaaatcaagattatCAGCACATACAGACTTGAGTTTCTGTGTTCTCCTGGGGGTAGGCAGGGAGAAAGATCGAGAAAACCAGCCCACAGCAATTGGCGGGAGCTGGGCAGAGACAAGGCATGGACGGGCTTCCCGTTTGCCCTGGTCTCTGCGCAGCCTGCTCTGCTCTTTCATTTTACCTTTCTGGTGTTTGCGGGAATGTGAATTTGCCCCCCCAGTCGCATTTGTTCCAtgtttccatatgtatgcatgaaAGTTGTAGTTGGCactttgtctaattggttttttcctctgtgtccacttcctcctcctcctttattttctcttccatcTCCCTTTTCCTTCCCACTGCCTCTCCCGCTTGACAGGTTCTGGGACTGCTGGTGTGGACGCTCATCGCTGGAACGGAGTACTTCCGGGTCCCTGCCTTTGGCTGGGTCATGTTCGTAGCTGTGTTTTACTGGGTCCTCACCGTCTTCTTCCTCATCATCTACCTAACGATGACCTACACCAGGATCCCCCAGGTGCCCTGGACCACGGTGGTAAGCAAACCACGAGTGTTCTTCCTGTCCGTTGCCCCTTAGGTGGGGTGGAGTGTAGTCCTCCAGTCAATTTGCGATTGTCTCTATGCCGGTAAAGCAGAGGGCAAAGCCAGGGAGAGCCCAGCACCGGTGTTTCACACCTGAGTGTGGAGCATCATGTTGGAAGGTCCAGGAATTCCTTTTAGGCAAAGTAGCAAAGCAGTCCTCCGAAGACTGAACCAAGAGAAGCTCTGTTGGTTTATTAATTCTCAATAAACAGTGACACCTGGATACAGGTGGGTCAGGGCACAGCCGCAGCAGATCTTGCGTCCTTCCAGCCCCTTCTGATGCCATGGCTTTAGCTCTTTGATATTGAGATGCAAagaattagaatgaaaaatgaaagacgCTGTTAGAACAACTAGGTGTGCTCATATTTGGGAGCAGGAGCAGGCAAAAGTGACTGGATTGTGGTCCCGACTCCATGCGGGATGCAGGATAACTAAGGGAAACACAGAGTCCGGAGATGCTGGCTGTGGATATAAGAAAACGTATGGACTACAGAACCGTAGTCTGCTTGGACACCAGAACAATACCCTAGACGTTCAGTGACAGCAGTTTCTTGCAGTTCTAGAGGCGAGACATCTAGGATCAGGTGTCAGTGAagttggtttctggtgagagccctcttcctggcttgcaggtgCCTGCCagtcttgctgtgtcctcacatggcagagagagaagaggcgATGTGAACTCCCTTTCATTTCTTAGAAGGGTGCTAACCCTCTCAGGTGGACCTCACCCCCATGACCTCCTCTGACCCTAAATACCTCAGAGGCCCCTAACTGAATACTATCGCATTGagggttagggcttcagcatatgaatttgggggaaaaacattcagtccataatattCTGCCCACCCAAATCACACCCATCTCACAGGCAAAGTGCATTCATTCCATCTCAGCATCCCTCAACCTCATTCCAGCATCAACTAAAATCTAGGTCCAAAGtctagggacttgcctggtgctCCAGGAAAGCACCTGGTGCTCCCAGTGCCGGGGACATGagcttgatccctgatcagggaattaagatccttcatgccacacataaaaataaataaaaaataaagataaatcagACCTGCGAATCAGATTAGCAGGTGCTAATCCTGCTTAAGAaacaaccccccccccacacccaaACCAAAGTCTCCTTTAAACACTATCTGTGCCAGATATGGGTGAGACTTGAGGTGCAGTTCACCCTGAGGCAAAATTTCTCTCCAGCTATGAACCTGTGAAACCAGGCAAGTTGAGTGCTTCCAAAATACAGTGATGGGACAGACACTCCCATTTCAAAAGGGAGAAACAGGAACGGAGGACCGCGTGGCAGGTCCCCAGCAAGCCCGGAAAGTTGCCAGGCAAATTCCATCTGATCTTAAGGCTCCATAATAATCCTTTTTGGTTCAGTGCGCCATCTTCTGGATCCATCAGGAGAGCACTGTCACCGCAGTGCCTCTGCAGGGTCCCTCCCCCTGGGACACTGGGGGGGACATGCTGGATCACAGAACCAGAGAGGTAGCCCCACCCTTTGAAACTGAGGGGGAACCAGCCTGCCCAGTGGGCCCATGACAGGAGAGCCAGCCCGATGATCTCTGAATCGCCTTTATTTCTGTGAAAGATAAAGCTGCGTCACAGTCATATAGTTCTGTGGTTCTGTCCTGCAGAATCCAGGTTCAGCTCCCCTCCTTCGTTCTGGGCTATCTCCATCCCCTTCTGTTCAAACTGGAAGTGTTTCTACTGGTATAATCCCTTACTTATTCATGGCTTCTACTGAGATTATTATTCAACTAAATTGTGCCAAGTTGttttcaactttttgtgaccccttgggctggcagcacaccaggcttccctgtccttcaccatctcctggagtttgcccaaactcatgtccactgagtcgacgatgccatccaaccatctcatcctctgttgcccccttctcctgccttcagtctttcccagtgagtctgttctttgcatcaagtggccaaagtatttggagcttcagcttcagcatcagcccttccaatgaatattcagggtcgatttcttttcagattgactggttggatctccttgcagtccaagggactcttaagaatcttttccaacaccccaattcaaaagcatcagttcttcagcactcagttttctttatggtccaactctcacatccatacatgaccactggaaaaacgatagcgttgactagacggatctttgttggcaaagtaatgtctctgctttttaacacactgtctaggttggtcatagtttttcttgttAATTCTAGTTCCAAAATCTGTACCCAGCTCTCTGCCCCAAATTCTGTATTCATCAGGGTTCTCTAGAGAAATAGAAGTAATAGAATGTTTATCTATAGAAAAAGATTTGCTCCAAGAATCGGCTCATGGGCTTATGGAGCCCAAGACATCCCGAGACCTGCAGACAGCAAGCTGGAGGCCCAGGAGAGCTGCTGTTGTAAATTCTAATCCAAAAGCTAGCAGGCTTGAGACCCAAGAAGACCTGAAGTTTCAGTTGAAGTCCAAAAGCAGGAACAAAGACTGGCGGTCCCAGCTCAAGGCAGTCTGGCAGGAGTTCCCTCTTACTCACAGGAAGGCCAGCCTTTCTTTGGAGTTAGGCCGTTACTGACTAGGTGTGGCCCACCCATACTGGCAGGGGCAGTCTGCTTTACCTGGTTGGTCTACTGATTCAAACATCGATCTTATCTAAAAACACCTTGATACACATCCAGAATAGTGTACCAGCATAAGTTAACACGTCAGACTAACCATCCCAGCACTTTGTGTGATACATACTAAAGTGGGGGGATGTACCGAGTGGGATGCCCACATCTGTATTTGGGGAAGCAGATTGACTGACTCCCACCTGTTTACCCAGAAACAAAAGTGAGGATTCCCcatgaagaccttcaagaaccGGGTGTAGTTTCTGAGAGTCAAGTCTATAGTGGTCCCACACATGCCTGGGACAGTGGAGGCAGCCCTGGGGGAGCTGGCACCCTGCTTCCCAGGCAGGCGCAGGGAAGACTGCCTCGTTTGGTTGAGGGAGTCATGGAAGGCTGCCACCCTGAAGCTGTGGCACAGGGGATCCAGGTGAGGACGAATCACAGTGAGTTGGGGAAATTTAAGGAAAGCTGAtttggaggaagaggagtcttGAACCAGGTCTCGAGGAAAACGCTTCAGTGCTGGGAAGAAGATGAGCCTGGAAAAGGTAACATGGGAGCCAGTGGTCCAGATGTGGGAATGGGCAGGACCCTGACTTCCACCTCTGCCCAAGTCTCAGTTCCAAGCCGATGCTCTGGACCAGAGGCTGGCAAACTTTCTCTGTCACAGTCATTCAGCTCCGCTTACTGTGGGAGAACTGCCTTAGACAGACACTTAGTAAATGAACAAGCATGACTGTGCGCCAGCAAAACTTTTTACGTAAAGACTGGCAGGTAGGAGacctccctggaggtccagtggttaagactcagagctcccagtgcagaggcacgggttcagtccctgattggggagctaagatgccCACATGTTGTGAGCGGTGCAggcaaaaaagtttaaaaaaaaactggtagacttgagtttctctggccttttcaCACATGGGTGAGCAGCCCTGACGGGGAGGTGATGGTCTTTCTTGAAGCAACAAAGTGATTAAACACTTCTGAAGGGGCTCCAAGTCTCGTTCTGCTGACTGCTAGTCAGGATCCTTTATCTTGCTGACCTTCAGCCTAGAGCATCTATTagtctctctctcctccaagcCTAAGATTCCTTCATTGAtctattacattaaaaatttaaaacattgcctgtaatgttactttttttttttcacttgtttaatGATGCTTCCTTCTGAAACTCCCTGGTTTTAAAATgctctgatttgcattttcagaATTTGTCATCGTGAGGCATGTCCCATCCCCATTCTACCATAAAGAAGCTGAGGTTTGAAGCCTCCTGACTTTGCGCAGGTTCACACACATCTGGGCCCATGTCTCTCGCCTTCCACCCAGCAGGTTTTCTCTGCCAGCATCCTGCTCTGGGTGTTTCTCTGCCCGAGAAGTAATTAGAACCCTGGCCAGCAGCCAGGAGACCCCTTCACATCAGGAGCTGTGCGCTCACACATGTGAGGAGACCAGAAGGTCAGACAAATGAGTGTAAACTCAGAGAGAGTGGAATCCTTGCCACCCAGACCCACGGACTTAAACAACTGCAGAGTATTCTTCAACTAGAAATAAGCTGTGTTCCCAGAATCTCTAGGTCTTCTGTTGTTggcttccccccccccacccccggagaATCCAGAAATCTGGGTTTCTGTTACAGCTCCCCCATTTTGGAGACGTTTGCAGCCAAATTTTGGAAATTTCATGTACTGCCACTAGACGCCAATAAAGATCAGGCGTGTCTGGCCTCTAGTTGGGACGTTTTATTTGCTCTCATTGAGGATCCCTTTGCAAACCCTCATGCCTGTGTGAGTGGAGGAGTAGCATGCAGAAGGGACCCCTAGGCGCCAAGGAGCCGCCTTCTTATTAGCCTTGTCCCCTGCCTTCTTCCTGCGTCCACTTGAGCGCCTTGCCAAGTGCGATTCTAGCTGCTTCTGGGGTCTGGGGGTGCCCAGACCTTCCCAGGCTCCCTAAACACTCTGCACCTCTGCTTCCCAGGGTCTGTGGTTTAACGGCAGTGCCTTCGCCTTATACCTCTCAGCTGCTATTGTGGACGCATCTTCCGTCTCCCCGGAGAGAGACAGTCACAACTTCAACAGCTGGGCAGCTTCGTCGGTGAGTGAGCCTGTCATCCCGGGGGTCTCTTCCTCCCCGAGGCCGGCTGCGGATCAGAGGGAAAAGGACAAAGTTACCTgcagaacttcccaggtggctcggcagtaaagaaagcgcctgccaacgcaggacacacaggagatgtgggtttgatccctgggtcgggaagatctcctggagatggaaatggcaacccactctggtgttatagcctggagaatcccatggacagaggagccttgtggctacagtccatggggtcacaaagagttggacgtgactaggTGACTGAGGACACGTCACCTGTAGGGAAAAGCATCACCTGCCGGGGGGACTCCTTGGCAATGAACTTCTGCTTGGAGTATCATGGGGCCTCCTGATGGCCTGGAGTGTGAAGAGGCTGAAATAGTGCACTGGAGTGGAAGCCAGACTCTGGAACAAAACAAGTATCTGTGGGAGAAAAATCATTTGAGGCGTTCTAAGAATAATTCTGCTGCCTACAGCATCAGtctggggagagacagagatgagCACTCTAGGATTCTGTTTAAGTAGAAATTGTTGTTTACACCCTAACGATGCCTGGAGGGATAAACCCTAGCGGAGATTCCTTCCAGGGACTGTGATGGTTCATGAGGGTTGTGGGATGAGaggcttctgctttttaattcatgTACTTCTGTACTGTTGGTATTTTTGAATcatgtgtatttttcaaatttaaaaaactaacttTAAAAGTTTCTCTGAGATTGGCCTTGAAATATTTCATCAGCATCAGAAGTGTTAGGGGGAATGGGCAGTTAGACAGGAAGGCCAGCAGGGTGATGTTAAAGCTGATGGGTGATACATGGGTGTTTATTGTACCAGTGCTTTAAACTTATATTTCAAAATCTCTGCATGCATGCATAccaagttgcttcattcatgtctgactctttgtgaccccatggactgtagcccaccaggctcctctgtccatgggattctccaggtaaggatggAGTGGGTGCTTTACCCTATTAGAAGATAAACGGCATGAGTCCACATGAGATTAAAAATCACGGTCTGTTTTAGTTAACGCACACAGCAAGACTCAGCTGGGCAGTTGCAAACTATTAgctataggatggataaacagccaggtcctactgtatagcacagggaactatattcagtaccctgtgatgaaccataatggaaaaaaatatgagagagaatacatatctatatataggcgtcccaggtggcgctagtggcaaagaaccctcctgccatcgcaggagatggaagagacacgggttcgatctctgggttgggaagatcccctggaggaaggcaggggatTGGAGTAAAGCTACAGGCTTCCCAGATAGttccaagaaagagaaacagcCCAAGTCCATTCCAGAAGGAGGGTAATTGAACCAGTAAAGCGGTTTTAGACGAGAAAACCTGGAGTCCAGGGATGCTGTCAGTACATTATTCGATGGAAGTGAAGTGGTAGCTTTTGCTAATTGGGATGAATTCTAAACCCCCTTTctactgtgttttgttttctccagttCTTCGCCTTCCTGGTCACCATCTGCTACGCTGGAAACACATATTTCAGTTTTATAGCTTGGAGATCCAGGACCATACAGTGATTcaccattttgaaaattaaaagggggtgggggggaaggaaGACTCACTgtaaaacaaccaaacaaaaaacaaacctgtaGGTATAATGTATATTTCCAGAGATTTGTATTTAACTAATGTTTTTATATACTTAGTTAAATTTGCTCACACTGGTTTGTTACAATTAAACTGGATACTTATTTGCTGTAGCTTCTAATGACTGTCTTCACTGTCTTGTTGCTGTCTtcacagaccttattttcttagGCGATGTAGAGAGAGATGAACTGCTGATAGGAAGAATGCATCAAGTTTATCaaccaaacttttaaaaatgctagATTCTTTTTTGACTAAATGTTGCAGAGTTGAGGGTGGCATGGTGTCTCATGCAAGAAAGGAGACCTTTCGCTGAAGCCTGAGGCTGGGGGCTGCCAGGAGTTCTTCACCCTCAGGGGGCTGCCCAGGGTTGATACTGCTGGGAGACACTGTCCACAGGCCAGTGTGTCAGAGCGATCCATCTCCCCAAGCCTGGGGGTCATTGGCATCCATGATTCTCAGACGCTGACTGGTTGGCACCAAAAGCATCTAACGGCCAGTAACCTTGGAGCTTAGTAATGAGCTCCCCTTAAGCGATGCTCTGAGCACAGTGGCTGATGCGCTGCTGGTTGGTTTTTCTAACACTGATTAAAATAAACCCGtaaccattaaaagaaaaaatacttgccTGTGCCTTAAAACCGTCCTGCTGACCCCAGAGACAGAAGTACCGCATTGAGCGGAACATGTGTCCCAAATCTCTAGGCTCCAGCCTGAATAGTTTGTAACATTGTTATCAGGTCTTAGGAGACAGTGGGACGATGCCCGTTTGGGAGGCAGATGTGCACTCAGAGGAAGTGTTCTCGGGCAGGATGGCTCTTGCTGGCACGGCAGtgtatcttcagtgatttttcttaCGGAGCctcttttgaaaaacagaaagccACAGAAACGCTGGTGTAGTTGGTGAGCAGGAGCGGGTTCAGCCGAACTCTGTGGACGCGGCCCCGTGGCCCCCGCCGTTCTGCTCATGTGGCGGAGCCATTTCTTTCGCTTGCGGGTTGTTTGTGCTGGTTTCCCTGTTCCTCGTATAAGAAGGAGAGCTGGGATTTCTCCAGTGTCTAATGACACCCACCCCAGACCTTTGAAAGGAACAGTGAAGAATGTTCTTGGCTTGTGGGTCCAAAGTGGTTGCGGAGAGGGGACaccaggagggaggggggtgcGGGGCGCGGGAAGCCTGTCTGAGTCCCACCTGTAGTCTCGATGCTTCGGCTTCTGCAGCTCACACCTGCAGCTGACTGGAGCTGCCCGCGAGCTTCCTGGAGTTTTGTTCCCAGGCATCACCCGGACAGCCTGCGACTTGCTGGTTTTGCAGGAAAAGCTGAAATAACTAGTCAGGGTGTGTGCACTGCCTctctccatctttccctctcACACTCGCAGAAGCCTGTTCACCTTCCACATACCTTCCGTGTAtccatttttcttaaattgaaaTACAGTgggtttacagtgttgttttaAGTGCACAGCGAGAGATACACTTTAACATATACATaagcatatatattctttttttttgcattatctcACATTACCGGGTGGATTTTTCAGTACTTTGTATTGCAGTTAAGCCTCCTTGAAAGGCAGAAAAACTGTAACCTAAGAGGTCTG contains these protein-coding regions:
- the CMTM8 gene encoding CKLF-like MARVEL transmembrane domain-containing protein 8 isoform X2, producing the protein MRASLVTQQQGISLQVLGLLVWTLIAGTEYFRVPAFGWVMFVAVFYWVLTVFFLIIYLTMTYTRIPQVPWTTVGLWFNGSAFALYLSAAIVDASSVSPERDSHNFNSWAASSFFAFLVTICYAGNTYFSFIAWRSRTIQ
- the CMTM8 gene encoding CKLF-like MARVEL transmembrane domain-containing protein 8 isoform X1, translating into MEEPQRARSHTVTTTASSFAENFSTTSSSFSYDREFLRTLPGLLIVAEIVLGLLVWTLIAGTEYFRVPAFGWVMFVAVFYWVLTVFFLIIYLTMTYTRIPQVPWTTVGLWFNGSAFALYLSAAIVDASSVSPERDSHNFNSWAASSFFAFLVTICYAGNTYFSFIAWRSRTIQ